The Cheilinus undulatus unplaced genomic scaffold, ASM1832078v1 Contig3, whole genome shotgun sequence genome includes a region encoding these proteins:
- the LOC121506646 gene encoding salivary acidic proline-rich phosphoprotein 1/2-like produces MTPDRRTPDRRTSEKRTPDRKTPDKGHQTGGPPTGGPQPAYLRQVDLRQEDTRQEDTRQEDLRQEDTNKKDSDSEEHQRGGPHIGGHQTRGHQTGGLQTKGPQTGGPQTRGHQTRGPQEGGHQTGGHQTVGHQKGGPQAEGHQRGGPQIGGLQTG; encoded by the coding sequence ATGACACCAGACAGGAGGACACCAGACAGGAGGACCTCAGAGAAGAGGACACCAGACAGGAAGACACCAGACAAgggacatcagacaggaggacctcCGACAGGAGGACCCCAACCAGCATACCTCAGACAGGTGGACCTCAGACAAGAGGACACCAGACAGGAGGACACCAGGCAGgaggacctcagacaggaggacaccaATAAGAAGGACTCTGATTCAGAAGAACATCAGAGAGGAGGACCTCATATAGGAGGACATCAGACCcgaggacatcagacaggaggactTCAGACAAAaggacctcagacaggaggacctcaGACAAGAGGACACCAGACAAGAGGACCTCAGGAaggaggacatcagacaggaggacaccaGACAGTAGGACACCAGAAAGGAGGACCTCAGGCAGAAGGACATCAGAGGGGAGGACCTCAGATAGGAGGACTTCAGACAGGATGA